The DNA sequence GGTAGCTGCAATCTTTTCGGGACCTGCGATGAAGAACATCATGTCGCCGCACTTAGCGCCGACTGCGTCACGCAGTTCGTTGAGCTGTTCGGTAGTAAAGAACTTGCCAACCTGAGTTTCCACTTCGTCATTTTCCTTGACGCGCATCCATACGAGACCCTTGGAACCGTACTTAGCAACGTAGGCGGTGAGTTCGTCGATCTGCTTACGGGTGAAGTCAACGCAGCCCTTGGCAGCGATACCGCGGATCTTGCCACCAGCGGCAACGCAGTTCTTGAACACGCCGAATTCGCTCTTGGCACCGATTTCGGAAACGTCATGGATTTCGAGATCGAAGCGGAGGTCCGGCTTATCGGAACCGTACTTGAGCATAGCTTCTGCCCACTTCATGCGGCGGATCTTCTTGGGAGGTTCGAAGTTCCAAACCTTACCGAGAACTTCGGTAACGAACTTGTCGAACATGCCCATCACGTCGTCCTGGTCTACGAAGGACATTTCAACGTCGATCTGGGTGAATTCCGGCTGACGGTCGGCGCGGAGGTCTTCGTCACGGAAGCACTTGGCGATCTGGAAGTAGCGGTCCATGCCAGCGATCATGAGGAGCTGCTTGTACTGCTGCGGAGACTGGGGGAGGGCGTAGAACTTGCCCGGGTTCACGCGAGAGGGAACCAGGTAGTCACGAGCGCCTTCCGGAGTGGACTTGCAGAGCACCGGTGTTTCGATGTTTTCAAAACCGTTTTCATAGAAGAAGTCGTAAACAGCGCGGAGGAAGCGGCTCTTGAGCATGAGCTTCTTCTGGATCCAGGGACGACGGAGGTCCAGGTAACGGTACTGGAGGCGGAGGTCGTCGTTTTCCTTACATTCTTCGTTGGGGTCGTTGATGGCCAGGGGAGAAGTCTGGGCAGCGTTCAGGATGGTGAGTTCGCTGATCTTCACTTCGATGTCGCCGGTAGCCAGCTTTTCGTTGGCGTTGCCTTCTTCACGGGCGTAGACCTTACCGGTAACGCAAATCACGTATTCGTTACGGAGAGTTTCTGCATTCTTGATAACGTCGGCATTGTAATCCGGATTGAACACAATCTGGGTCTTGCCATACTTGTCGCGGAGGTCCACAAAAATCACACCACCGTGGTCACGGCGACGGTCCACCCAACCACAGAGAGTTACGGTCTGGCCAACATCTTCCTTACGGAGCTGGCCACAGTTATGAGTACGTTTCATTGTATTACCCTTTAAGTAAAAATTTTACGGCGAAAATATAGGAATTTTAATCTTCGATTTTTATGCAGCGGATCGCTGAAGCGGTCGTTTTCCAGCGACTCAGTGTGTCTATATCGCTCCAACGGAAGCTTGTCCCTACGATATCGTTGGCGAAAACTCGATTATTATAGGCTGTGTCATTGATGATGTATCGACGGTCTTTGTCTTCGGTGCTGGTGAAGAAGGACGTTCGATTGTTGTTGTCCCTGTCGTTTAGGTAACGGAATTCGTAGGTGTCTACGTATTTCTGTATTTCATAGTTGAAGTCATGGTTCAAGAAGCGCTCGCCGGAAGGCAGCACGCTCAAACCGAAAATATCCGTTCCCACGGAATCCGACAGCTCCAGTTTCCAGCCATAAGATGACCGCCAGCAGATGTCCACGTAATAGAACTCGCAGCGTTCCTGTGTATAAAGGAATAGCTCGTGGAGGTCGTCTGCAGTGGGTATCCTGAAGCCTTCCGGGCAGATGCCCTGGTGGTGCATGGAATCCTCTTGCGGATAGTATAGACGGAGGTAAATGGAGTCGATGTCCATGGCTGCAGACCAGGTGTACAGTCTTCCGTATTTTTCGCAGTTGTAGATGTCATGGTCAAAGCACCAGGATTGCCCCTTGAGGTTGGGGGAGGCGGTGCTGTCGCTGTAGTTCAAATTTTGAGCCATCCAGGTTTGCCTGCCCACGGTGGTTGTCTTGTAACGTCTGTTGTCCCGCTTGTCCACTATTTCCCCATAGTCAAAATCCGGGTTCAAATAGTCATCAGCCGTCATAAATTGCTTGGAACTGGAAGAAAAGAACTGTGACGGATCAATGTAGCTGGAGGAACTGAAGTAGACATAGTTCTTGGATGAAGAACTGCTCCTTCTTATGGAGCTGCAGGAATGTATTTCCTGGTAGTAGGGATCGTTGATGTTATCCCTTTCTCCCATTTCGGTACAGCCGGCAAAGAGAATTGCCGCAAGGAATAGTCCCAGTAATTTTCTTATATAGCCATTCATACTAGAACACAAAAAGAACTACGCTTCCTGCAATCAGAATGCCGCCAAACCAGTAAAAGGCATCTCGCGCTTCCTTGGTATATTCAATGTCACGCCATTTCTCGTCAAAATCCTGCTTGGAATACTCTGCGGACATTTCGTCATATTCTCGCTTTGCGTACTTTAGATCCTTGTTGTTCATGTAGCCTGCAAAGGTACAGATTGCTCCGAGGCTTAGGGCTAGCCATGGAACCCATCGCGGTACCAGGTGCTCCTTTTTTTCAACATCCGCAGCTTCGTCTAGGGTGGGGGAATCTTCCTCGTAGGATTCCTTGACAACGTCTATTTTTTCTTCCTCGGGAAGGATTGACTTGAATAAATCATTTGCTCGAGACTGGGCGTCAAGAAGAAGCCCCTGTACGACGCTATTCTTGCTGGTGATACTTCCAAGGAATCTTCCAGAGGATGTTTCGTAGAGTTCTACGGTTAAGGTAAGGTCGTTACCGAACTTTCCTATGCGTCCCTGGACGATGTAGTCTGCGGCGATGTTTCGTCCCGTTTCTACAAGGCAACTGCCTTCGCAGTCTTCAAGGGATTTTTCTGGCGGCAGCATGACCTGTATGTTTTCTCTCGTCATGATGGAAAAGTCATGATCGGCTAGGGCCTGTACGGCATCTTTCCTAAGTTCGTCTGTAATGAACATCTTTTCACTTAGGGATACTTCGGAATCCTTGTTCGAAATCGTTTCAAGAACGGCGACGAACTGCGTTGCAAAGGCGGAACTGCCTGCAACAGCCAAAAATATGATGAGTGCTAATCCGATTTTTCTCACTTGTAACCCCAAATGCAGCGGACCGATAGGGCGCTTTCCTTGTATACGTCTGTTTCCAAATAAGAGGAGTAACCTACATTTATAGAAACGCTTCTTGCCATGGATGGCGAATCACCTTCTGCGTTTGTCCAGAACATCGCCGCTTCGGTTTCTTTTTCATAGGAGCCGTCCCACAGACGTCTGCCTCCAGGTAACGCTGAAAATCCATAGGAGTCTTTCCCGTTATAATCCCGTTTCCATCCGAAAGACGATTTCAAACCGTCCGACTTCGCGTAGTTAATCAAGCTTTCCCAATCGCCCCTATAGGGAACGACCCATCCTTCCGGGCAAATGCTGGTTTCAGCGTAGTCATAGTAATAGCTGTAGGGGATTCGCTCGCTATTGTATTTGCTACTTATCCCAAGGGCGACCGTCCATGGGTAAAGCTTGCCATATTTTTCGCAGTTGATGGGGTCGTCGTTGTAGCAGTAGCTGGAACTTGTTTCGTACTTGAGATTTTCTGCCATCCAGTATGAATCGTTGATTTTTACGACTTTGTAGCTTCGGCCGTCTCGTTCATCGAAAAGCATTCCGTCTGTAAGTGTTGGCTTGCTAGCCTGAACTGGTTGTTCATTGGTGACGGGTTTATAGTCGCTGCTATCTGGATCGTTTGGGTTATCCCTATCCAGTTCGGAACATGCCGCCAGTGTGACAGCATATATTGTAGTCAGTAATATAAAGAAACGCCTTGTTTCCATGCTCTTTAACCCAGTCCTACAATATAATAGTAAAAAGATGATGGTGGATATCCCTGAATCTTTGAAGGAATTTGATGAGGGGAGCCAAATGAAGTGCAATGATGGCTAGAAAATGTGTTTTTTATAGGCTTGTCTTATTGATTTGATAACATTTTGCAATGGAAAAAGGATAATAAAAGTTTACTAAGTCGGATATGGCCGAAATATGCGCCTTTTTTTATAAAATTCGTCCCCAAAAATGGATATTTCGTCTGTTTTTTTGAAAAAAAGCGAAAAAAACGTGCCTTTTTAATGAATTTGCTTGTATATTCCTTAAGGAATTTTCGCAAAAAGTCCATTGCGGACGTTTTTTTGGTGTGTATGGAAAATATTCTCCGAAAAACGGATGCTGGCTTTTATGGAACGTTTTTTTTGGAGACATAAAATATGGCAGAAGATCTGCAAGCTCTTATGGAACGCATCCAGAAGGATGCTGTAAACAAAGCTGAATCCCAGGCCGCTGCAATTATTGCAAGCGCCAAGGAAAAGGCCGCAGAAATCGTAAAGGCCGCCGAAGCCGAAGCTCAGGCAAAGCTCGAAAAGGCCGACAAGGATGCCGAAGCCTTTACCGAACGCAGCGAACGCACTCTCGAACAGTCTGCACGC is a window from the Fibrobacter sp. genome containing:
- the aspS gene encoding aspartate--tRNA ligase is translated as MKRTHNCGQLRKEDVGQTVTLCGWVDRRRDHGGVIFVDLRDKYGKTQIVFNPDYNADVIKNAETLRNEYVICVTGKVYAREEGNANEKLATGDIEVKISELTILNAAQTSPLAINDPNEECKENDDLRLQYRYLDLRRPWIQKKLMLKSRFLRAVYDFFYENGFENIETPVLCKSTPEGARDYLVPSRVNPGKFYALPQSPQQYKQLLMIAGMDRYFQIAKCFRDEDLRADRQPEFTQIDVEMSFVDQDDVMGMFDKFVTEVLGKVWNFEPPKKIRRMKWAEAMLKYGSDKPDLRFDLEIHDVSEIGAKSEFGVFKNCVAAGGKIRGIAAKGCVDFTRKQIDELTAYVAKYGSKGLVWMRVKENDEVETQVGKFFTTEQLNELRDAVGAKCGDMMFFIAGPEKIAATAMGQLRLEVARIKGLRDPKKREFVWITEFPMFEYSDTEGRYMAMHHPFTNPLPEHLDMMLSGNLKDCNAEAYDLVLNGVEIGGGSVRIHNPEVQEKVFRLLGLTEEQVKEKFGFFVDAFKFGAPPHGGLAFGLDRVVATMEGEESIRDFIAFPKNTSASSPMDQCPSDVDLQQLQDIHIAVQMPKAKA